From Prevotella sp. oral taxon 299 str. F0039:
GACTCTTTGTTACAACTGAAGATGGTACTGCAGGCGAAAAAGGATTTGTAACCAATCATTCAATATTACAAAACGAAAAGTTTGATAGAATATGCGTATGTGGTCCAACGCCAATGATGAAGGCTGTAGCTCAATATGCACGTCAAAATAATATCGAATGTGAGGTGTCTCTTGAGAATATGATGGCTTGTGGGGTTGGAGCATGTTTGTGTTGTGTAGAAAAAACTACAGAAGGCAATTTATGTGTGTGCACTGACGGTCCTGTATTTAATATTAAACAACTATTATGGCAAAGCTAAATGTAAAGATTAATAAGCTAGAATTAAAGAATCCAGTGATGACTGCTTCTGGAACATTTGGTTACGGAATAGAGTTTAACGATTTCATATCAATAGACGAAATAGGCGGTATCATTGTTAAAGGAACAACTTTAGAGCCTCGACAAGGTAATGATTATCCTCGTATGGCTGAAGTTCCTTCAGGAATGTTGAATTGTGTTGGATTACAAAATAAGGGTGTAGAATATTTTTGTTCGAATATATATCCACAGATAAAAGATATTAACACCAATATGATTGTAAATGTTAGCGGTTCTACTTTAGAAGATTATGCTTCATGTGCAGCACGTATCAATGAATTAGAAAACATACCAGCTATTGAATTAAATATTTCTTGTCCCAATGTAAAGGCGGGTGGAATGGCTTTTGGTGTAACCGCATTGGGAGCTGCAAGTGTAGTTAAAGCTGTTAGAGAGGTGTATAATAAGACACTTATCGTGAAGCTATCGCCCAATGTAACAAGTGTTGTTGATATTGCAAAGGCTTGTGAGGCAGAAGGAGCTGATAGTGTTTCATTAATCAATACTTTAATGGGAATGGCAATAGATATCGAAAAGAGAAAGCCAATATTAAGTATTGCTACTGGCGGATTGAGTGGTCCTGCAGTGAAACCGGTTGCTTTACGTATGGTTTGGCAAGTAGCTAAAGCAGTTAAGATTCCTGTTATTGGTTTAGGAGGAATAAGCTCTGCAACCGATGCTATTGAGTTTTTAATGGCAGGTGCTACTGCTATTCAGATTGGAACAGCTAATTTTTTAGACCCAACTGTAACAATAAAAGTGCGTGATGGTATTAACCATTGGCTTGACGAACATGGAGTTAAGGATATAATGGATATTATTGGAGTATTATAAAAAATCTATTTAAAAGTATTTTATAAGTTGTAACGAATTTATTTTAATCTATCAGAAATTTTATTTTTTATCAAGCAATGAGATAATTATGGAAATAACCATAAAATAAGTATTGTCATTCCTGTTTATAATGCAGAAAAATATCAATAAATTTGCATATCAATTTATAATGTTATATTTTTGTGAAAGACATCAAAAACAAGGCTTATGAAAATAGTATCTCATTTTTTTATATTTGTACTTCTTTTAAACTTTTCTTCTTGTGAAAAACCTTATTTACCGAGCAAGAAAAAAAATAAAAAAGAGATTGTTATCGATTCTGAAGAGAAGGAAACAGCTTCAAATGAAAGTAATGATTCTACTTTTATACCAGAAAATCCTTCACTATCTATAGAAAAAAAAGATACACTAGCTAATAAACCTTCTAAAGAAACGTGTTTTACTGTATCCGACTTTTTAACAAAAGATTATCTATATCAGATTTGGGTTAAAGGATATATTGTGGGTTCATGTGCAAAAAATATAAAATATATAACATTAGAATATCCCTTTCGAGGAAAGAGCGCCATATTAATTGCCGACACTAAAAATGAAAAGGATATAAAAAAGATGATAGCGATCAAGCTAGGTGGACATTCTGAAGTTCAAAAAGAGTTAAACCTTATAGATCACCCTAATAACTTTGGGCGAAAAATAAAAGTCTTTGGGTATCAAGGATATTTTCTAAATATTCATGGAATGAGTTCATGGAGTAGCTCATATGAATGGCTTAACGAATAAAGAAAGAAATTTCTCTTATTTTATTCTATTTCTTATAAATAATGTGAATTCTCTGACACATGTTAAACACAAAAAAGTAGGAGGGAATAATCAGCCTGTCAAATATCCCTTACGCTAACAAATCAAAACCCAGAAGAGTTCTTACAAAGAAGAGGACAATCTTGATAG
This genomic window contains:
- a CDS encoding dihydroorotate dehydrogenase, producing the protein MAKLNVKINKLELKNPVMTASGTFGYGIEFNDFISIDEIGGIIVKGTTLEPRQGNDYPRMAEVPSGMLNCVGLQNKGVEYFCSNIYPQIKDINTNMIVNVSGSTLEDYASCAARINELENIPAIELNISCPNVKAGGMAFGVTALGAASVVKAVREVYNKTLIVKLSPNVTSVVDIAKACEAEGADSVSLINTLMGMAIDIEKRKPILSIATGGLSGPAVKPVALRMVWQVAKAVKIPVIGLGGISSATDAIEFLMAGATAIQIGTANFLDPTVTIKVRDGINHWLDEHGVKDIMDIIGVL
- a CDS encoding DUF6359 domain-containing protein, giving the protein MKIVSHFFIFVLLLNFSSCEKPYLPSKKKNKKEIVIDSEEKETASNESNDSTFIPENPSLSIEKKDTLANKPSKETCFTVSDFLTKDYLYQIWVKGYIVGSCAKNIKYITLEYPFRGKSAILIADTKNEKDIKKMIAIKLGGHSEVQKELNLIDHPNNFGRKIKVFGYQGYFLNIHGMSSWSSSYEWLNE